Proteins encoded within one genomic window of Patescibacteria group bacterium:
- the fmt gene encoding methionyl-tRNA formyltransferase: MSKSVNQNLRIIFLGTPEFSAIILEKMIKTGFKPITVVTAPDKPVGRKQTLTPSPLKVMAEKYKIPVLQPTKIIDSKFYILNSKPDLIVLAAYGQIIPKEILEIPKYGCLNIHPSLLPKYRGASPIQTTILNGDQESGVTIILMDEKMDHGPIIAKTRYQISNNKITTPELTKTLAELGGNLLIETLPQWIKGEINPLPQDHSQATYTRVIKKEDGKIDWRKSAEEIERMIRAYNPWPGTYTYLKLQMTNYKLQTTPKFQNSKMLKIIKARVLKTKNQREPGAVFLTEKKELAIACRQDVLVLEEVQLEGKRKMSAQEFLNGHREIIDTILS; encoded by the coding sequence ATGTCAAAATCCGTTAATCAAAATTTACGAATTATTTTCTTAGGCACACCGGAATTTAGTGCCATTATTTTAGAGAAAATGATAAAAACGGGCTTCAAACCTATAACGGTGGTCACGGCGCCAGATAAACCAGTTGGCAGAAAACAAACTCTTACTCCTTCGCCCTTAAAGGTGATGGCTGAAAAATATAAAATTCCAGTTCTCCAGCCAACAAAAATCATAGATTCTAAATTTTATATTCTAAATTCCAAACCTGATTTGATTGTTCTCGCCGCCTATGGCCAAATTATCCCTAAAGAAATTTTAGAAATTCCGAAATATGGCTGCCTTAATATTCATCCATCACTTTTGCCAAAATATCGAGGTGCTTCGCCGATTCAAACGACGATTTTAAATGGCGATCAAGAAAGCGGCGTGACCATTATTTTGATGGATGAAAAAATGGACCACGGCCCGATAATAGCTAAGACTAGATACCAAATCTCAAATAACAAAATTACCACTCCAGAATTGACAAAAACTTTAGCCGAATTAGGGGGAAATCTATTAATCGAAACCCTTCCTCAATGGATTAAGGGTGAAATAAACCCACTTCCTCAAGATCACTCTCAAGCGACCTACACCAGGGTTATCAAAAAAGAAGACGGAAAAATCGATTGGCGAAAATCAGCTGAAGAAATTGAAAGAATGATACGAGCCTATAATCCATGGCCAGGCACTTATACCTACCTAAAATTACAAATGACAAATTACAAATTACAAACAACCCCAAAATTCCAAAATTCAAAAATGCTAAAGATTATAAAGGCAAGGGTCTTAAAGACAAAAAATCAAAGAGAGCCGGGCGCAGTTTTTTTAACAGAAAAAAAAGAGTTGGCTATTGCTTGTCGCCAAGATGTTTTAGTTTTAGAAGAAGTTCAATTAGAAGGAAAAAGAAAGATGAGTGCTCAAGAATTTTTGAATGGCCATCGAGAAATTATTGACACCATCTTATCTTAA
- the greA gene encoding transcription elongation factor GreA, whose protein sequence is MEYLTPEGFKKIQERLKYLKEEKREEIARRLAAAIELGDLTENAEYIAAKEEQGLTEAEIRRLENLLRTAVVVDDKKQKNKVLPGSQVLVQIEKEKEKYWLVGSEEADPGKGKISIDSPIGRALLDKTIGEVVVVKTPAGQKKIKILEIS, encoded by the coding sequence ATGGAATATCTCACTCCTGAAGGATTTAAAAAAATTCAAGAGAGATTAAAATATCTTAAAGAAGAAAAGAGAGAAGAAATTGCCAGACGTCTAGCCGCTGCTATTGAGTTAGGCGATTTGACAGAAAATGCCGAATACATTGCTGCCAAAGAGGAACAAGGTTTAACCGAGGCAGAGATCAGGCGCCTAGAGAACCTTTTGCGAACAGCTGTCGTTGTTGACGATAAAAAACAAAAAAATAAAGTTTTACCCGGTAGTCAGGTTCTGGTGCAAATTGAAAAGGAAAAAGAGAAATATTGGTTAGTTGGTTCTGAAGAAGCTGACCCAGGTAAAGGAAAAATTTCCATTGACTCGCCAATTGGTCGTGCTCTTTTAGACAAGACAATTGGCGAAGTTGTTGTTGTTAAAACACCGGCTGGCCAGAAAAAAATTAAGATCTTAGAAATTTCTTAA
- the lysS gene encoding lysine--tRNA ligase has product MSEIEKIRIKKLRQLEEMGLDPYPAKVWRSHSSREVRENFEQFMKEKKEVVLCGRLKAIRRHGKSAFAHLVDEGGEIQLYFKEDLLGKKSYQIFSDLVDIGDFVEGRGNLMKTKTGEKTLVLNNFRLISKSLLPLPEKWHGLEDIEIRYRQRYLDLLANPEVKEIFKKRFSIIQTIRQFFIKEGFLEVETPILQPMAGGATAKPFVTHHDALGINLYLSIAPELYLKRLIIGGFEKVFEITRCFRNEGIDWAHNPEFTQIEFYQAYANYQDLMNLTEKLFCYLFEKLAMPFEMNFRGQKINFKPPYPRKKFITAVRESTGLDLEKLKEKEKIYQAAKKIGLSVEKNWSWPKIVDEIFKERVRTKITNPVFIINHPIELSPLAKRTADNPNYVERFQLLVGGFEICNAYSELNNPLDQEERFKYQLSLRKTGDEEAQMYDQDFIEALKYGMPPTAGEGIGLDRLAMILTGTKNLKEVILFPTLKPKN; this is encoded by the coding sequence ATGTCTGAAATTGAAAAAATAAGAATTAAAAAGCTAAGACAACTAGAGGAAATGGGTCTTGATCCTTATCCGGCCAAAGTCTGGCGCAGCCATTCTTCTCGGGAAGTAAGAGAAAACTTTGAGCAATTCATGAAAGAAAAAAAAGAAGTTGTCCTTTGTGGTCGTTTAAAAGCTATCCGTCGCCATGGCAAATCAGCCTTTGCTCATTTGGTAGATGAAGGTGGTGAAATTCAACTTTATTTTAAAGAAGATCTTTTGGGAAAGAAAAGTTATCAAATTTTTTCTGATTTAGTTGACATTGGCGATTTTGTCGAAGGTCGGGGCAATTTGATGAAAACAAAAACTGGCGAAAAAACTTTAGTCTTGAATAACTTTCGTTTGATTAGTAAATCTCTTTTACCCCTACCAGAAAAATGGCATGGCCTAGAAGATATTGAGATTCGTTATCGTCAACGCTATTTAGATTTACTGGCCAATCCAGAAGTTAAGGAAATTTTTAAAAAAAGATTTTCAATTATTCAGACAATTCGCCAGTTTTTTATCAAAGAGGGGTTTTTAGAAGTAGAAACACCGATTTTACAGCCAATGGCTGGCGGGGCAACAGCTAAACCTTTTGTTACCCATCACGATGCTTTAGGTATCAATCTTTACCTTTCAATTGCTCCAGAGCTCTATCTCAAGCGTTTAATCATTGGCGGTTTTGAAAAAGTTTTTGAAATTACTCGTTGTTTTCGTAACGAAGGAATTGATTGGGCTCACAATCCAGAATTTACCCAGATTGAATTTTATCAGGCTTATGCTAATTATCAGGATTTAATGAATTTGACAGAAAAATTATTCTGTTATCTTTTTGAAAAGTTAGCCATGCCATTTGAGATGAATTTTCGAGGACAAAAGATAAATTTTAAACCACCATACCCAAGAAAAAAATTTATTACTGCTGTTCGAGAGTCGACTGGTTTAGATTTAGAAAAATTAAAAGAAAAAGAAAAAATTTATCAAGCAGCAAAAAAAATAGGTTTGTCAGTAGAAAAAAATTGGTCTTGGCCAAAAATCGTTGATGAAATCTTTAAGGAACGTGTTCGCACAAAAATTACTAATCCAGTTTTTATTATCAATCATCCCATTGAACTTTCACCTTTAGCCAAAAGAACAGCGGATAATCCAAATTACGTTGAGAGGTTTCAACTTCTGGTTGGTGGTTTTGAAATTTGTAATGCCTATTCAGAATTGAATAATCCATTAGATCAAGAAGAAAGATTTAAATATCAACTTTCTTTAAGAAAGACTGGCGATGAAGAAGCTCAAATGTACGATCAAGATTTTATTGAAGCTCTAAAATATGGTATGCCACCAACAGCCGGTGAAGGAATTGGTCTTGATCGATTAGCAATGATTTTGACTGGAACTAAAAATTTAAAAGAAGTGATTTTATTTCCGACTTTAAAACCTAAAAACTAA
- the serS gene encoding serine--tRNA ligase, whose protein sequence is MLEIKFIRENKEKVKTACQNRGVKIEIEWLLELDKKRRDLIQKIEKLRAEKKEKNKKIEELRKKKEEIKNLEKKLEKIEQEFRELMFKVPNVPFDDVPIGRDEGGNVVLKTIGQKKGFSFPVKDYLTIAREQIDLERAAKTSGSRFYYLKDEVALLELKLINFAVNFLTDEKNIQKVIEEKKLNLVTKPFRPVVPPLMLKPEIMKGMGYLDQAPDETYFLEKDQLYLIGTAEQSLVAMHANEILKEQDLPLRYLAFPCSAFRREAGSYGKDVRGIFRVHQFEKVEMVIFCTPETSKLEHELLVGLEEAMMQELEIPYRIVQICTGDLYYSSAKSYDIEAWIPSQEKYRELGSSSNCTDFQARRLGIRYKNKKGKNIFVHTLNATALAIPRTIIAIIENYQEKEGGFRWPEVLC, encoded by the coding sequence ATGCTTGAGATTAAATTTATTAGAGAAAACAAAGAAAAGGTGAAAACAGCCTGTCAAAATCGGGGAGTAAAAATTGAGATTGAATGGTTATTAGAATTAGACAAAAAAAGAAGGGATCTCATTCAAAAAATTGAAAAATTAAGAGCTGAAAAAAAAGAAAAAAATAAAAAAATTGAAGAGTTGAGAAAGAAAAAAGAGGAAATTAAGAACTTAGAAAAGAAATTAGAAAAAATAGAACAAGAATTTCGAGAATTGATGTTTAAAGTTCCTAATGTACCATTCGACGATGTACCAATCGGTCGAGACGAAGGCGGGAATGTAGTTTTAAAGACGATCGGTCAAAAAAAAGGGTTTTCATTTCCAGTCAAAGATTACCTGACAATCGCCCGGGAACAAATTGACTTAGAAAGAGCGGCTAAAACTTCCGGTAGCCGTTTTTATTACTTAAAAGATGAAGTGGCTTTATTAGAATTAAAACTGATTAATTTTGCTGTTAATTTTTTAACAGACGAAAAAAATATTCAAAAAGTAATTGAAGAAAAAAAGTTAAATCTCGTCACTAAACCCTTTCGGCCAGTTGTCCCACCTTTAATGCTTAAACCAGAAATTATGAAAGGGATGGGTTATTTAGATCAAGCACCAGATGAAACTTATTTTTTAGAAAAAGATCAATTATATTTAATTGGTACAGCCGAACAGTCACTGGTGGCAATGCATGCTAATGAGATTTTGAAAGAACAGGACTTACCCCTACGTTATTTAGCTTTTCCTTGTTCGGCCTTTCGACGCGAAGCTGGTTCTTATGGTAAGGATGTGCGAGGTATTTTTCGGGTTCATCAATTTGAAAAAGTGGAGATGGTTATTTTTTGTACCCCAGAAACTTCAAAATTAGAACACGAGTTGTTGGTCGGGCTAGAAGAGGCGATGATGCAAGAGTTAGAAATTCCTTATCGGATTGTTCAGATTTGTACTGGCGACCTTTATTATTCTTCAGCCAAAAGCTATGACATTGAAGCTTGGATTCCTTCTCAAGAAAAGTATCGCGAGTTAGGTTCCTCCTCTAACTGTACCGATTTTCAGGCGAGGCGATTAGGGATTAGATATAAAAATAAAAAAGGGAAAAATATCTTTGTTCATACTTTAAATGCCACCGCCTTGGCCATACCGAGAACAATTATTGCTATTATAGAAAATTATCAAGAAAAAGAGGGTGGTTTTCGGTGGCCAGAAGTTTTATGTTGA
- the alr gene encoding alanine racemase, which produces MLTWLEISKSALIHNLKQFRKIISPEVKIMGVIKSNAYGHGLIGVAKILEKYIDYFGVASLDEALVLRKNGFKKPILILTYWDLTETDKIQQAITERIDFALYTYPQVKILSNLSQKIGKRVRIHLKIDTGTSRIGILPKNALNFALKCFKLPGLELEGIFTHFAKSEAYYQKYTLLQTQRLIKTVQEISQKISQKTILYNNLRNRNVLSFTAIAGKNKTKLPLIHAACTAATIVNPATHLDMVRIGLGLYGLWPSSETKKLAQQLGRKIDLKPALTWKTRVIQVKELPAGTPIGYDCTYRLKKKGKIAVLPVGYWDGYDRKLSNCGEVLIKGRRIPIRGRICMNLTMVEVTKVSDVKEGDAVVLIGRQGQEEITPEELAEKVGTINYEIVTRINPLLPRIYR; this is translated from the coding sequence ATGTTGACTTGGTTAGAAATATCAAAATCAGCCCTCATTCACAATCTAAAGCAATTTCGAAAAATTATTTCTCCAGAAGTAAAAATAATGGGGGTGATTAAGTCAAATGCCTATGGCCATGGCTTGATTGGTGTGGCGAAAATTCTTGAGAAATATATTGACTATTTTGGCGTTGCCTCTTTAGACGAAGCCCTCGTATTAAGAAAAAATGGCTTTAAAAAGCCAATTTTAATTTTGACCTATTGGGATCTTACTGAGACAGATAAGATTCAACAGGCTATTACTGAAAGGATAGACTTTGCTCTTTATACTTATCCACAGGTCAAAATTTTATCAAATTTAAGCCAAAAAATAGGCAAAAGGGTAAGGATTCATCTTAAAATAGATACCGGCACCTCAAGGATTGGTATTTTACCTAAAAATGCCTTAAATTTTGCTTTAAAATGCTTTAAATTGCCTGGATTGGAGCTGGAGGGTATCTTTACTCATTTTGCCAAATCAGAAGCCTATTATCAAAAATATACGCTTCTCCAAACTCAACGACTAATTAAAACAGTTCAAGAAATCAGTCAAAAAATTAGTCAAAAAACCATCCTCTATAATAATCTTAGAAATAGAAACGTCTTAAGTTTCACTGCGATCGCTGGTAAAAATAAGACGAAATTGCCTTTAATTCATGCGGCTTGTACGGCGGCAACCATTGTTAATCCAGCTACCCATTTGGATATGGTGCGGATTGGTCTTGGTTTGTATGGGCTCTGGCCAAGTTCAGAAACTAAGAAATTGGCCCAACAATTGGGTCGAAAAATTGATTTAAAACCTGCTTTAACTTGGAAAACAAGAGTGATCCAGGTCAAAGAGTTACCAGCCGGAACACCGATTGGCTATGATTGTACTTATCGACTGAAAAAGAAAGGCAAGATTGCTGTTTTGCCGGTTGGTTATTGGGATGGCTATGATCGGAAACTTTCTAATTGTGGTGAAGTTTTAATCAAGGGAAGACGAATACCGATTCGTGGTCGGATTTGTATGAACTTGACAATGGTGGAGGTGACAAAAGTTTCAGATGTTAAAGAAGGTGATGCAGTAGTTTTGATTGGCCGACAAGGTCAAGAAGAAATTACTCCTGAAGAATTAGCGGAAAAAGTCGGAACGATTAATTACGAAATAGTAACAAGAATTAATCCTCTATTACCAAGAATTTATAGATAA
- a CDS encoding DUF5654 family protein, with translation MSEEANQKKSLKLEILEKISSLVTAGFGLVAALAWNEAIKEFFTVLFPQPSMIWGKFAYALLITVLVVIITVKLGDLIGRIKEKISSEEK, from the coding sequence ATGTCCGAGGAAGCCAATCAAAAAAAGTCTCTTAAGTTGGAAATTCTGGAAAAAATTAGTTCATTAGTAACAGCTGGTTTTGGCTTGGTGGCGGCTTTAGCCTGGAATGAGGCAATTAAAGAATTTTTTACTGTTCTTTTTCCTCAACCAAGTATGATCTGGGGAAAATTTGCTTATGCCCTACTCATTACAGTTCTGGTGGTTATTATTACTGTCAAGTTGGGTGATTTGATTGGTCGAATAAAGGAAAAAATTAGTAGTGAAGAAAAATAA